The Bacillus oleivorans genome has a window encoding:
- a CDS encoding response regulator transcription factor — protein MKNILIVEDDQAISNLIYLNLNVAGYKSTQVYSSNEALTILKNHFFDLILLDVMLPDMDGFELIEKIRTFNTIPVIFITAKNDLPDKVKGLKIGAEDYIVKPFEAMELLARIEVVLRRYSNHQDSKKFEDLEINEEERIVRKNGQIIDLTLKEYELLLLLVRNRNKALTREKILELVWGYDYLGETRTVDIHIQKLRKKLNWTEKIITVYKFGYRLESKH, from the coding sequence ATGAAAAATATATTAATTGTTGAAGATGATCAAGCCATATCGAATTTAATTTATTTAAATTTAAATGTTGCGGGATACAAAAGCACACAAGTGTATAGCAGCAATGAAGCCCTTACAATACTAAAAAATCATTTTTTTGACTTAATCCTGCTTGATGTAATGCTGCCTGATATGGATGGATTTGAACTTATCGAAAAAATTCGGACGTTTAATACTATCCCTGTAATTTTTATCACTGCAAAAAATGACCTGCCCGATAAAGTAAAAGGCCTAAAAATAGGCGCAGAAGATTATATAGTCAAACCTTTTGAAGCAATGGAGCTGCTTGCACGCATAGAAGTGGTATTAAGGCGTTACAGCAACCATCAAGATTCGAAAAAATTTGAGGACTTGGAAATAAATGAAGAGGAACGGATTGTAAGGAAGAATGGACAAATTATTGATTTGACACTGAAAGAGTATGAGCTTCTATTATTGCTAGTCCGGAATAGAAACAAGGCGCTCACACGTGAAAAAATTTTAGAACTTGTCTGGGGCTATGACTATTTAGGAGAAACAAGAACGGTAGATATCCATATTCAAAAGCTAAGGAAAAAGCTAAATTGGACCGAAAAAATTATTACGGTTTACAAATTTGGCTATAGATTGGAGAGCAAACATTGA
- the yyaC gene encoding spore protease YyaC: MKFKPYFFERSGGTVRIPYDDEHAVQAVASHIQQLLPATVQPIVFVCIGTDRSTGDSLGPFVGTLLSEKGTLPFSIYGTLDDPIHAVNLVDKLQMIEEKHENPFIIGIDACLGRIKSVGHIILGEGPVKPGAGVNKDLPQVGDAHMTGIVNVSGFMEFFVLQNTRLNLVVKMAKTMADGIYEAGTHLNRKIQIEEYLQLNVDRENSI, from the coding sequence ATGAAATTTAAGCCCTATTTTTTTGAACGTTCTGGCGGAACTGTAAGAATTCCTTATGATGATGAGCATGCAGTTCAAGCAGTGGCTTCTCATATTCAGCAATTACTCCCTGCTACAGTTCAACCGATTGTTTTTGTATGTATTGGTACTGACCGATCAACAGGTGATTCCCTCGGTCCCTTTGTCGGAACGTTACTGTCAGAAAAAGGAACTTTGCCTTTTTCGATATACGGAACATTGGATGACCCTATTCATGCTGTAAATCTGGTCGATAAACTTCAAATGATTGAGGAAAAACATGAGAATCCTTTTATTATCGGAATTGATGCTTGTTTAGGACGGATAAAAAGTGTTGGGCATATTATTCTTGGAGAAGGTCCTGTAAAGCCAGGTGCAGGTGTCAATAAAGATCTCCCGCAGGTTGGTGATGCCCATATGACCGGTATCGTCAATGTAAGTGGATTCATGGAGTTTTTCGTATTACAAAATACCCGGTTGAATCTAGTTGTAAAAATGGCTAAAACCATGGCAGATGGAATATATGAAGCTGGAACTCACCTGAACCGAAAAATTCAGATCGAAGAATATTTGCAATTAAATGTGGATCGGGAAAATTCTATTTGA
- a CDS encoding mechanosensitive ion channel family protein, with the protein METFFQSIQEILLSEDTWIQIGKIILILVLAGIFVKIAKSSVNKIFLVRSKAPLRISERREATLMKLMQNVITYIVYFVAILMILDMYIDIRTIIAGAGIVGLAVGFGAQSLVKDIISGFFIIFEDQFSVGDYVRINQAEGTVEEIGLRITKIKSWTGELHIFPNGSILEVTNFSIHNSLAIVDISIAYEGDIQKAEKVINEFLETLPDQYPDLVKTPELLGVQMLGASEVVLRVAAETKPMKHTPIARALRKELKTCLDAHGIEIPFPRMVMYTRNEKQNEVI; encoded by the coding sequence ATAGAAACATTCTTTCAGTCTATCCAAGAAATATTATTAAGTGAAGACACTTGGATTCAAATCGGAAAAATTATTTTGATTCTGGTTTTGGCAGGAATATTTGTTAAAATAGCAAAATCAAGTGTCAATAAGATTTTTCTCGTGCGTTCAAAGGCACCGCTGCGGATTTCGGAACGAAGAGAAGCAACATTGATGAAGCTCATGCAAAACGTCATCACATACATTGTGTATTTTGTAGCGATTTTGATGATTTTAGATATGTATATTGATATCAGGACGATTATTGCAGGAGCTGGGATTGTCGGACTTGCGGTAGGCTTTGGTGCTCAAAGCTTAGTAAAAGATATTATCTCCGGATTTTTTATTATTTTTGAGGATCAGTTCTCAGTCGGTGATTATGTTCGAATTAATCAGGCAGAAGGTACAGTCGAAGAAATTGGGTTACGGATTACCAAGATTAAAAGCTGGACAGGTGAACTTCACATTTTTCCGAACGGCTCCATCTTAGAAGTTACTAATTTTTCGATTCATAATAGTTTAGCGATTGTGGATATCAGTATTGCTTACGAAGGTGATATCCAGAAAGCTGAAAAGGTGATTAATGAATTCCTTGAGACACTTCCGGATCAATACCCTGATTTGGTAAAAACGCCTGAATTATTGGGTGTTCAAATGTTAGGAGCTTCTGAAGTGGTCTTACGTGTGGCAGCTGAAACAAAACCAATGAAGCATACCCCGATTGCCAGGGCACTTCGCAAAGAGCTAAAAACTTGTTTAGATGCACATGGTATTGAAATACCGTTTCCACGTATGGTGATGTATACACGGAATGAAAAGCAAAATGAAGTCATATAA
- a CDS encoding DUF951 domain-containing protein, whose protein sequence is MEIKDFDLNDVVEMKKSHPCGTNRWKIIRVGMDFRIKCEGCGHSVLMPRREFVKKVKKILEKHEKEA, encoded by the coding sequence TTGGAAATAAAAGATTTTGACTTAAATGATGTTGTCGAAATGAAAAAGTCACATCCGTGCGGTACGAATCGGTGGAAAATCATTAGAGTCGGGATGGATTTCCGAATAAAATGCGAAGGCTGCGGACACAGTGTCCTCATGCCGCGCAGAGAATTCGTGAAAAAAGTAAAGAAGATTTTAGAGAAACATGAAAAAGAAGCATAG
- a CDS encoding DUF2164 domain-containing protein translates to MYIKFPKEQKDQIIAEIQGFFLEEKGEEIGLIAAENIFDFFMERLGPILYNQGVKDAKKLVTQLLLNIEEDIASLERPIQRKL, encoded by the coding sequence ATGTATATCAAATTTCCGAAGGAACAAAAGGATCAGATTATTGCTGAAATTCAAGGTTTTTTCCTTGAGGAAAAAGGGGAAGAAATAGGTTTGATTGCGGCTGAAAACATATTTGATTTTTTTATGGAACGGCTTGGTCCTATCCTCTATAATCAAGGGGTTAAAGATGCCAAAAAATTGGTTACACAATTGCTTCTTAACATAGAAGAAGATATTGCTTCATTAGAGAGACCTATACAGCGAAAACTTTAA